A window of the Pseudomonas gozinkensis genome harbors these coding sequences:
- the prpF gene encoding 2-methylaconitate cis-trans isomerase PrpF has protein sequence MAHAPQIKIPATYMRGGTSKGVFFSLKDLPEAAQIPGPTRDALLLRVIGSPDPYDKQIDGMGGATSSTSKTVILSKSIKADHDVDYLFGQVSIDKPFVDWSGNCGNLSAAVGSFAISNGLVDASRIPHNGVAVVRVWQANIGKTIIAHVPITNGEVQETGDFELDGVTFPAAEVQVEFMDPAAEEEGGGGSMFPTGNLIDDLEVPGVGTFKATMINAGIPTIFVNAEDIGYTGTELQSAINSDPKALQMFETIRAYGALRMGLISNLDEAARRQHTPKVAFVAKPADYVASSGKAIGAGDVDLLVRALSMGKLHHAMMGTAAVAIGTAAAISGTLVNLAAGGVERSAVRFGHPSGTLRVGAEASLENGEWVVKKAIMSRSARVLMEGYVRVPGDSF, from the coding sequence ATGGCTCACGCACCACAGATCAAAATCCCCGCCACCTACATGCGTGGCGGCACCAGTAAAGGCGTGTTTTTCAGCCTCAAGGATCTGCCCGAAGCCGCGCAGATTCCCGGCCCGACCCGTGATGCGCTGCTGCTGCGGGTCATCGGCAGCCCCGACCCGTACGACAAGCAGATCGACGGCATGGGCGGCGCCACGTCCAGCACCAGCAAAACCGTGATCCTGTCGAAAAGCATCAAGGCCGATCACGACGTCGATTACCTGTTCGGTCAGGTGTCCATCGACAAGCCGTTCGTGGACTGGAGCGGCAACTGCGGCAACCTGTCGGCGGCGGTCGGCTCGTTCGCCATCAGCAACGGCCTGGTGGACGCCAGCCGCATTCCTCATAACGGCGTAGCGGTGGTTCGCGTCTGGCAGGCCAATATCGGTAAAACGATCATCGCCCACGTGCCGATCACCAACGGCGAAGTCCAGGAAACCGGTGATTTCGAACTCGACGGCGTGACTTTTCCGGCCGCCGAAGTCCAGGTCGAATTCATGGACCCGGCGGCGGAAGAAGAGGGTGGCGGCGGCTCGATGTTCCCCACCGGCAACCTGATCGACGATCTGGAAGTGCCTGGTGTCGGCACGTTCAAGGCGACCATGATCAACGCGGGTATCCCGACGATCTTCGTCAACGCCGAAGACATCGGCTACACCGGCACTGAACTGCAGAGCGCGATCAACAGCGATCCGAAGGCGTTGCAGATGTTTGAGACCATCCGCGCTTACGGTGCTTTGCGTATGGGCTTGATTTCGAATCTCGATGAAGCCGCCAGGCGTCAGCACACACCGAAAGTGGCCTTCGTCGCCAAGCCTGCGGATTACGTCGCGTCCAGTGGCAAAGCCATTGGCGCTGGAGACGTGGATTTGCTGGTGCGGGCGTTGTCGATGGGCAAGTTGCATCACGCGATGATGGGGACGGCGGCGGTCGCGATTGGTACGGCAGCGGCGATTTCCGGCACCTTGGTGAATCTGGCGGCTGGTGGTGTTGAGCGCAGTGCCGTGCGGTTCGGACATCCGTCCGGGACGTTGCGTGTTGGCGCAGAAGCTAGCCTGGAAAATGGTGAGTGGGTTGTGAAGAAGGCGATCATGAGCCGCAGTGCGCGCGTCCTGATGGAAGGCTACGTGCGCGTGCCTGGTGATTCCTTCTAA
- the prpD gene encoding 2-methylcitrate dehydratase, with the protein MSANVDLNNRPDYDRVLQDIADYVLNYKIESTEALDTARNCLMDTLGCGLLALRFPECTKHLGPIVEGTVVPFGARVPGTSYRLDPVKAAWDIGCIVRWLDYNDTWLAAEWGHPSDNLGGILAVADHLSQKRLANGEAPLTLRDVLEAMIMAHEIQGVIALENSFNRVGLDHVILVKVASTAVTVKLMGANREQLLSALSHAFADGQALRTYRHAPNAGSRKSWAAGDASSRGVRLADIAMRGEMGIPGVLSAKQWGFYDVLFSHTNNDLALKPEDKRAFSFSRPFGSYVMENVLFKISFPAEFHAQTACEAAVTLHPQVRNRLHEIDRIVITTHESAIRIISKVGPLANAADRDHCLQYMTAVPLAFGNLVAEQYEDDFHEAHPIIDVLREKMVIVEDPRFTREYLEADKRSIANAVQVFFKDGSSTENVVVEYPIGHRRRRAEGIPLLEDKFRANLATRFTGQRSGEILALCKDPARLEATPVNRFVDLFVI; encoded by the coding sequence ATGAGCGCCAACGTCGACCTGAACAACCGCCCCGACTACGACCGTGTCCTGCAGGACATCGCCGATTACGTCCTCAACTACAAAATCGAATCCACCGAAGCCCTCGACACCGCCCGCAACTGCCTGATGGACACCCTGGGCTGCGGTCTGCTGGCCCTGCGTTTCCCTGAGTGCACCAAACACCTCGGCCCCATCGTCGAAGGCACCGTCGTCCCATTCGGCGCCCGAGTCCCTGGCACCTCTTACCGACTCGACCCGGTAAAAGCCGCGTGGGACATCGGCTGCATCGTGCGCTGGCTCGACTACAACGACACCTGGCTCGCCGCCGAATGGGGACATCCGTCGGACAACCTCGGCGGGATTCTCGCGGTGGCCGATCACCTGTCGCAAAAGCGCCTGGCCAATGGCGAAGCGCCGTTGACCTTGCGTGATGTACTCGAAGCGATGATCATGGCCCACGAGATTCAAGGCGTGATCGCGCTGGAAAACTCCTTCAATCGCGTAGGACTCGACCACGTCATCCTGGTGAAAGTCGCCTCGACTGCCGTGACTGTCAAACTGATGGGCGCCAACCGGGAGCAGCTGTTATCGGCGTTGTCCCATGCGTTCGCCGACGGTCAGGCGCTGCGCACGTACCGACATGCGCCTAACGCCGGTTCGCGCAAATCCTGGGCGGCGGGGGATGCATCGAGCCGGGGCGTGCGGCTGGCGGATATCGCGATGCGCGGCGAAATGGGGATTCCCGGCGTCTTGAGTGCCAAACAATGGGGCTTTTACGACGTTTTATTCAGCCACACCAACAACGATCTGGCGCTCAAGCCTGAAGACAAACGCGCCTTCAGCTTCTCGCGGCCGTTCGGCAGTTACGTGATGGAGAACGTGCTGTTCAAGATCAGCTTCCCCGCCGAGTTCCATGCGCAAACCGCCTGCGAAGCCGCCGTAACCCTGCATCCGCAAGTGCGCAATCGTCTGCATGAGATCGACCGGATCGTCATCACCACCCACGAATCGGCGATCCGCATCATTTCCAAGGTCGGGCCGCTGGCCAACGCCGCCGACCGCGATCACTGCCTTCAGTACATGACCGCCGTGCCGCTGGCGTTCGGCAATCTGGTGGCCGAGCAGTACGAAGACGATTTCCACGAGGCCCATCCGATCATCGATGTGCTGCGCGAGAAAATGGTCATCGTCGAAGATCCGCGCTTCACCCGCGAATACCTGGAGGCCGACAAACGCTCGATTGCCAACGCGGTGCAGGTGTTTTTCAAGGACGGTTCGAGCACGGAAAACGTGGTGGTGGAATACCCGATCGGGCATCGCCGGCGTCGGGCCGAAGGCATTCCGTTGCTGGAGGACAAGTTCAGGGCAAATCTGGCCACCCGTTTCACCGGGCAGCGCAGCGGAGAGATTCTTGCGCTGTGCAAGGATCCGGCGCGGCTTGAGGCCACGCCAGTTAACCGATTTGTCGATTTGTTTGTTATCTGA
- the ppsR gene encoding posphoenolpyruvate synthetase regulatory kinase/phosphorylase PpsR — translation MKRSAFFISDGTGITAETLGQSLLAQFENITFSKFTRPYIDSVEKARAMVQQINKAAETDGFRPIIFDTIVNQDIREILATSNGFMIDIFSTFLAPLEQELTEHSSYTVGKSHSIGHNSNYMERIEAVNFALDNDDGARTHYYDKADLILVGVSRCGKTPTCLYMAMQFGIRAANYPLTEDDMERLQLPAALRAHQHKLFGLTIDPDRLTAIRNERKPNSRYSSYAQCEFEVREVENLFRRENIPNINSTHFSVEEISAKILVEKGVERRFK, via the coding sequence ATGAAACGATCTGCTTTCTTTATCTCCGATGGCACCGGCATCACCGCCGAAACCCTGGGTCAAAGCCTTCTGGCGCAGTTCGAAAACATTACCTTCAGCAAATTCACGCGCCCGTACATCGACAGCGTGGAAAAAGCGCGGGCCATGGTACAACAAATCAACAAAGCCGCTGAAACCGACGGTTTCCGGCCGATCATCTTCGACACCATCGTCAATCAGGACATCCGTGAGATTCTCGCAACCTCCAATGGTTTCATGATCGACATCTTCTCGACGTTCCTCGCCCCGCTCGAGCAGGAACTGACCGAGCATTCTTCCTACACCGTCGGCAAGTCCCACTCCATCGGTCACAACTCCAATTACATGGAGCGGATCGAGGCGGTGAACTTCGCCCTCGACAACGATGACGGCGCCCGCACGCACTATTACGACAAGGCCGACCTGATACTAGTGGGGGTGTCGCGTTGTGGTAAGACGCCGACGTGCCTGTACATGGCGATGCAGTTCGGCATCCGCGCGGCCAACTACCCGCTGACCGAAGACGACATGGAACGCCTGCAATTGCCGGCCGCCCTGCGCGCCCACCAGCACAAGCTGTTCGGCCTGACCATCGACCCGGACCGCCTCACCGCGATCCGCAACGAACGCAAGCCAAACAGCCGTTATTCGAGCTACGCCCAGTGCGAGTTCGAAGTGCGCGAAGTGGAAAACCTGTTCCGCCGCGAAAACATCCCGAACATCAACTCCACGCATTTCTCGGTAGAAGAAATTTCCGCGAAGATCCTCGTGGAGAAAGGCGTCGAGCGGCGCTTTAAATAG